In Leptodactylus fuscus isolate aLepFus1 chromosome 9, aLepFus1.hap2, whole genome shotgun sequence, the genomic window ctggaggacccaagaCATGTATGTGTTACGCAGCCGATCTATTGTTTTTAGTAGGTATCTTGCAATACCGGTTCATTGGTGAAAATTGTAGACTTGCTCCAGGGATCTATAGAGCGCCTCCGTCTCTGGAGGACCTGGCGCATCATTGATGAACATAACCAGCGCATTATTTTTAATAGGCAACATGCAATACCCTATATCACCTGCGGGTTTGCTGCAGAAATCTGTAGACTTGCTGCAGTGCTCCATCCTAGATTACAGCTGGTTACTGGCGATCCATGAGCCCCATGCCCTGTGATACATTAGAGAGTGCGCTGCTCGACGTCGTGCCCTAGCTGAGGTTAAAGGGGAAGAACGAAACCGTGAATTACACCTCATTACATTTTTCAGAAATCTCCAGTAACGTCTCATTTTGCTCACTCAGGAAGAAAAAAGATTAAGATCTTCCTACGTCAACGCCGAAGACTCGGAAAGGGAGAAGTTTGCTCTTTTCTCCGCCTCCGTGAGGGAAAGCCACGAAAAAGAGAGGACCAGAGCCGAGCGGACTAAAAACTGGTCCATCATCGGCTCCGTACTGGGGGCCATCATCGGCGTCATGGGATCAACCTATATTAACCGAGTCCGGCTCCAGGAACTGAAGACTTTGGTCTTGGAAGCCCAGAAGGGACCAATCAGCTTACAGGAAGCGATCCACGAGCATGCATCCGTGCACCAGACCCAGCAGAAGGATCTCGGGGACCTCATTATAGCATTAAGGAACATGGTACCTGCTGCTCAGCCGCCATCTCAAGACCCTCAAAGTGGAAACTTGGGCTCTGCGGAGGTATCTTCTGGGTCAGTCAATCAGGTATTATCCGCCATTAGGGAACACATGGAGTATAGTAAAGAAACGGGGAACATTTTGGAAAGTTTGCAGCAGAAGTATGGAAACCTGGAGAAGAGTCTTGGTAATATCGCTACAGATATGCAGAATGTGAAGTCTAAGGTTTCCTGGAAGACACCTGAAGGGTCAGCCCTGAGCTCTGCGCCCAGGGACGCTTCCCTGCAGGGCGTTATACTGGAATTATCTGAGACTGAGCAGAGACTGGGCGACCGGATCAACAGGAACTCCATATACAGCACCGCACTTACCTGTAGCATGGTCGCCATATCCTtccctatactctatatactactgaGAGGAAACTAAGCATCTAGAATCCAATAAATAGTCCTACACGTAGAGATGTTTTACACCAGCCTGTGGCTTCTTTATTGTCTGTGTTCATGTTTTCTACAGGGCCAGAAGGGCATTTACCACTAAAACAAAATCCACAGTCCAGGGTCAGATCCAACATGGCCTTGTAAAGAAACTAAGGGGATAAGCAGctgccttaggataggtcatcaaccaaAGATCCAGGGGGTCCGGAAGCTGGTGTTACCTGAGCACCACTTgcgagtgtgggaggaaaccggtgGAAACCCACACGAAcatggggagaacgtacaaactcatCGCAGATGTTGCCCATGGTCAGATTTACATTCTGGTTCCCACTGCTGCAAGGCAACATCGCTAACCActgttgttaaagggattgtaccatttaaatttttttttttttttctcgttgacatgtaagaattcttctcctacctttagaagtcttctctgcgccaccattcggtatataatccaagttttcgtctgtatacaaatgagttgtcttgcagcactgggggcggtcctcagcgctcaaacagcactgagggcgtccccaatgctgctagatgactctccagcgccgcctccatcttcttcaggaactgcctcttcatgcgtcttcttttggcgctggtggtcaaacttctaggcctcgggcagagccgactgcacaagaaaaatggccgcttacatagtggcctgtgggcatgcgcagccagctctgcctgaggcctagaagtttgaccgccagaagaagacgcgtgaagaggccgttcctgaagaagatggaggcggcgctggagatttctctcgcagcattggggacgcccccagtgccatttgagcgctgaggaccgcccccagtgctcgagagaactcatttgcttaccggcgaaaaccggtcaCATTACCCTCCATAGGTTAGGAGATATTACTATGATATTTCAATGGGATCACGGTTCTCAGGGCATGGCGGTTCTCTTTACATGGATTTGGTCGTGCCCTATATGGCGCAGTGGCTGCCATGTTTGGCGGAGAACTACAAGATGATTGCTCCACTTTCCTGATCTTGAGGCTGAGGGAGCCAGATCAAGAGGAACTCCTTACCCAGCACCGCACTGACCTATAGTGCACTCGCTATATACTACACAATATCCACATTTTAACCAACCAAATTCCACAATCCTACAATTACAATCGCTGATGTTTTACacgaggttttgtttttttttattgtcttcaCAGTTTCTACAATGTTCAAGTTTGACTTTTTCAGGTTCTGTGTTTGTCTAGCTGAGTACGAGTACGGCCATTACAAAGAATAAGGAAACCAAAGGAGATAAGCGGCTGCCAGGCGAGCGAGAGACGCTTATCGAAAAAATATATGCCCTATAGAGATAAGGATACTGGTAGAGGTCACCAAACCTAATGCCTTGCAACATTCAGATACGACAGGCCAACATGTGACGATAAGAGTGTTTATATCTgatcctgagaaagctgggtcacaGCGACCATGGCAGAAGTTGTCACCTAAGGACCTGAAGATATTGAATTGCTTAGACAAATCTACACAAGGATTGTATGAAATGTAATACAAAGGGAAgactattttttttaacccataaACAGCACCACTCTTCTCCAGTGGCagtacctggtattgcagctcggcagtattcaagctgcaataccacacacggcCTGTGGAGTACAGTGGGGCTGTttcttgggggaaaaaaacacaatgacgTTGTAATCCTGGctcacccctttaaagggttgtgTTTCTTCCCCTAGACACAGTGACACTAATGTCTGCAGGTTGTGTCGAGTATTGCAGACATCTTGTGGCtaatggacaactcctttaaagtataagggactgagctgcaataccagacactaccTGTAGACAAAAGTGGCGCTGTGTGTAGAATTGTATTACTTGCAGTAGGTTACTGAACATTTGTACACATTTCTAT contains:
- the CCDC51 gene encoding mitochondrial potassium channel isoform X2; translated protein: MRHFCTVHIAIGAMKPPHSPSVLLTQRIKLLSIRTLCSPASKPPDSQLPSEVSGVTPLQRWVETGKAVGINSMNKASATARNWWDRYEEFVGLVEVREAQGKVAEEEKRLRSSYVNAEDSEREKFALFSASVRESHEKERTRAERTKNWSIIGSVLGAIIGVMGSTYINRVRLQELKTLVLEAQKGPISLQEAIHEHASVHQTQQKDLGDLIIALRNMVPAAQPPSQDPQSGNLGSAEVSSGSVNQVLSAIREHMEYSKETGNILESLQQKYGNLEKSLGNIATDMQNVKSKVSWKTPEGSALSSAPRDASLQGVILELSETEQRLGDRINRNSIYSTALTCSMVAISFPILYILLRGN
- the CCDC51 gene encoding mitochondrial potassium channel isoform X1 — its product is MRHFCTVHIAIGAMKPPHSPSVLLTQRIKLLSIRTLCSPASKPPDSQLPSEVSGVTPLQRWVETGKAVGINSMNKASATARNWWDRYEEFVGLVEVREAQGKVAEAEKDFMVARGIVRESRENLESQQLKLKEVRDRLDRVSRDDIQYLELATLEHKLLQEEKRLRSSYVNAEDSEREKFALFSASVRESHEKERTRAERTKNWSIIGSVLGAIIGVMGSTYINRVRLQELKTLVLEAQKGPISLQEAIHEHASVHQTQQKDLGDLIIALRNMVPAAQPPSQDPQSGNLGSAEVSSGSVNQVLSAIREHMEYSKETGNILESLQQKYGNLEKSLGNIATDMQNVKSKVSWKTPEGSALSSAPRDASLQGVILELSETEQRLGDRINRNSIYSTALTCSMVAISFPILYILLRGN